One stretch of Haladaptatus sp. R4 DNA includes these proteins:
- a CDS encoding RNA ligase family protein, whose protein sequence is MKQYPSIPTVDAAPESLLERGHLWIQEKIDGAGVRFQLRDSGMIRLGDRERVYKADDVPPSYHHLLRHLRENLDREALHAAVEDVESVVFFGDATVKRTIDYDWERTPSFLGYDVWFADEERFLPPDAVEKVYASLGLRSVNTFQKEVRAVDFDPQSYEIPDSNWYDGPAAGVVLRNKTGDRAQLSRNFETEDGPSPARQPADVLADELGTDRRFRRVATRLEARDRPVTVDSLYDRVFEDIAREENDRLFQGRGYFDVGAFRSELAALTSEFVADRPK, encoded by the coding sequence ATGAAACAGTATCCGTCCATTCCGACCGTAGACGCGGCACCCGAATCCCTGCTCGAACGCGGCCACCTCTGGATTCAAGAGAAAATCGACGGAGCGGGCGTCAGATTCCAACTGCGAGATTCGGGCATGATCCGGCTCGGCGACCGAGAACGGGTTTACAAAGCCGACGACGTTCCGCCGTCCTACCACCACCTACTGCGCCACCTCCGGGAGAACCTCGACCGAGAGGCGTTGCACGCCGCCGTCGAGGACGTCGAATCCGTCGTCTTCTTCGGGGACGCGACGGTGAAACGGACCATCGACTACGACTGGGAACGAACCCCGTCGTTTCTCGGGTACGACGTGTGGTTCGCCGACGAAGAACGATTCCTCCCGCCGGACGCCGTCGAGAAGGTGTACGCGAGCCTCGGCTTGCGCTCGGTAAACACCTTCCAGAAGGAAGTTCGAGCGGTCGATTTCGACCCGCAATCCTACGAAATCCCGGACTCGAACTGGTACGACGGCCCGGCGGCTGGCGTCGTCCTTCGGAACAAAACCGGCGACAGGGCGCAACTGAGCAGGAACTTCGAGACGGAAGACGGGCCGTCCCCCGCCAGGCAACCCGCCGATGTACTGGCCGACGAACTCGGAACCGACCGCAGGTTCCGACGGGTCGCAACTCGGCTCGAAGCCCGAGACAGACCGGTCACCGTCGATAGCCTCTACGACCGCGTCTTCGAGGACATCGCGCGGGAGGAGAACGACCGGCTGTTTCAGGGGCGCGGCTATTTCGACGTCGGGGCGTTCCGTTCGGAACTCGCAGCTCTCACCAGTGAGTTCGTGGCAGACCGTCCGAAGTAG